The genomic segment AATAACAAAACACATTCACTCTGCTCTCCATCCCGACCGGCCCGTCCTGCTTCCTGATAATAAGACTCTATATCCTTGGGCATATTATGATGAATTACATACCTTACATTAGATTTATCGATTCCCATACCAAAAGCATTAGTAGCCACAACAACCTCTATCCTATCATATAAGAAATCATCCTGGGTTTTCTTTCTAACTACTGAACTTAAACCAGCATGATACTTCCCTACAGCAAAGCCTTCTTCTTGTAGGAAAGAATAAAGATTATCCACCTCTTTTCTAGTAGCAGCATAGATAATTCCTGCTTCCCCGCTGTTTGTAGCTACATATTCCTCTATAAAATCTCGTTTATCTTCTCCTTTGATTAATTTAAAGTTTAAATTTGGTCGGTCAAAGCTTGTAATGAAGATATTTGATTCTTTAATATCCAAAATACTGCCTATATCCTTTCTAACATCCTCCGTAGCAGTAGCCGTAAAAGCAGTTACAATAGGATTATCATCTAATTTATCTAAAAGATTAGAAATTAAAAGATAAGCTGGTCTAAAGTCATGACCCCATTGAGAAATACAGTGGGCTTCATCAACAACTATTAAAGAGATATCAATAGTCTTTAATAAAGAAAAAAATTTATTAGACTCCAAACGCTCAGGAGCTATGTAAAGCAGGTCATACTGATCTAACTTAACTCCTTCTATTCTATTCCTAATTTCTTTTCTACTCAAAGAACTATTAATAAATGTTGCATCAATCCCTACTGCTCGTAAAGAATCAATCTGATCCTTCATCAATGAAATTAAAGGGGAAAATACAACTGTAACTCCTGATAAACAGACAGCAGGAATCTGAAAGCAGATTGACTTGCCGCCTCCAGTAGGTAGAATACCAATAGTATTATTACCGGCCAATATATTATCAATAATTTCCTTCTGTCCCGGTTTAAATGACTTATAACCAAAGTAATTCTGTAAAATCTGTTTTGGTCTTCTTGACATCTAACTTCCTCCTAACTACAAACCTATTTATTTATTCTAGATTTTTAATCTGATTTCCTGTGGATTACTTCAGTATAATTAAATTTATTTTTTAGTTTTTTTAAATATTCCACTGCTTCAGTTCGGTTCTCTATTTTACCTTGGGCTTGGGCTTCTCTAATTTTATCCAAGATTCGTCCTACCTGAGGTCCTTCCTCTATATTAAGTAACTCCATTACATCATAACCGGTTAACAGTAGCTTAGAGGTCCTTTTTTTCATCTTTTCTGTATCACTAATTAATTCTTTAATAAAGTCTAAATTATCGGCAATTTCCTCTCTGCGTTCATTCCACAACTTTGTTGCTAATATGTCAGCAGCAGCAAGCAGACATACATCACCTACTACTCCTTTAGCCGCTCGAAAGAAACGGTACTTACCCTTCTGAGTTAGGTTATCAGCAGAATAAAGGGATAAAGGACGCATATGGTATCTGATTAATCTTTTGATATATTTTATCTTGCGGCGGCTAAAAGTAAGCTGCCGTAGAATTGGTACTATTTTCTTAGCCCCTTCTTTATGATGGCCATAAAAATGAACCTCACCATCGATCATCTCTTCCGTCCATAACTTACCGATATCATGGAAAAGAGCAGCCAGCTTAAGCAGTGGAATCTGATCATTACTTACCTGTTTGCTCCAAAAAACATCCCGTAACAACTCTTCTAACTGCTCAACGGTATATAGCGAATGAGTCCAGACATCTTCTTTATGATACTTACACTTCCCTATTTTTTTCATCATTTTTATTTCCGGAATTAAGTATGAAAGTAATCCGCTCTTCTTTTCTAGATACTCTAGATTATCAGCAGCTTTATCCGCCGCTGCTATTTTTAGTAATTCCTCTTTGATCCGCTCCGAAGCTACTTCAGTAATTAGCTGCGAATCCTTCTGCATTAATTCTTCTGTTTTAGAATTAATGGTAAAGTTCAATTCCGCTCTAAATCTAACCCCCCGCAGCAGCCGAAGTGGATCTTCTTTAAAGGTTTCTTTATTTATTGCTCTAATTGTCTTCTCTTTAAGATCACTTCTTCCTCCAGTAGGATCAATTATCTCTCCGGACAAACCTCTATCTTTATCCAAATCTATTCCATCTATATCACTAGCTAAAGCATTGATAGTAAAGTCCCGCCCTAGTAAATCTTCATAAATAGAATCACCTATAATCGGTGCAAGATCGTAATTTAACTCTTCAGTAACTACTCTATAAGTATCCCGCTTTTTATCCAAAACTACAAAACCACCTGTAACCAAATCGGCAAATTTTCTAGCTATTATCCTAACCTTATCATTAATTGCTACATCAATATCTTTAATCTCTCGTTCCAATAAGTAATCACGAATTATTCCTCCGACTAAATATCCTTTAATATTATGTTGGTTCAATATTTCAACTAAATAATTGAGATGTTCCATACCTATTAGCCCCTTCAATTTTTAATCAAATCCCACTATAATACTACTATAATTAATAATTAATTTCCTGCTAAATAACAAAAGTCCTATGCCGATAATTAGCACAGGACTCTGTTTACTTTATATTACCACTAATACTTATTAAATTATACCTTGAATCTTTAACACAAAATGAGAAATTATTGCTGAACCAAAGAAAGTACCTATAAATACTGCAATAGCTACGATAAATACTTTCCAACTTAATCTTTTTAAGGTTTCTATTTTATTACCTACAGAAATTCCGGCAAAGGCAAGTATAGGAGTTGTAGTTCCTAAGAAGCTTACCTGGTCAGTATACTTTAAGAACAGCTCTGCGGTAGGCATAAAAGGCATACTTAAGATTAAAGCCGTCATTGAAGCCCAAGCAAAAGCCGGAAACTTAATATTTGGAAATAAATCTTTGATAATTAATGCCAACATAGCTATACCTATGACTAACACTATACCTGGAATAGCTTTAGTAATCGACATTCCATAGCCAATTTTCTGTCCAATTAGAATCATAATTCCAACTATTATCATTGCCTTTAATTGGTTTAATGTTTTTCGTCCCTTAAGCTTCATTAGTCTCTTCCCCTTCCTCGCTACCGATTACTGGTTCTAGCTTATCATAAAGGAAATTCACCGCAGGTAAACCGATAAATATAACTGAATATAACCCGGTAACTCCTGTTAGCATATTACTGGTAGCAGCATAAGCCAGAATAGTATCCTTCATTTCTGGTACTGCTTCGGCTAATGAACCAGAAGCAGCAGTCATCATACTTCCACTCCCCATTCCACTAGCCATTGCTAAAGCATAAGGATGGAGACCGGTTAGGCTGGCTGATAAAGCTCCCAGTAATCCAAAAAAGATAGTTCCAAATACTGTTCCTGTCAAATAGGTTCCTAATACTCCGGTTCCCTCGGGAGAAGCAATACCATACCTTTCTCCTATTACTCCTAAAGTAGGCTCTCTACATATACTTGCAGTAGCCCCAACAGCCTCCCGCTTCATACCTAAAAATAGAGCAAAAGGTAAAGCTATACATATTGTTCCTAAATTACCTAGTTCCTGAAGTAAAAAAGCAGGACCAGCCTGAACAACTTTGACAATATTAGGACCAACAAGAGTACCATATTTTACTCCTAAAGGCAATAAAGAAATCATTACTAATGGACCTGCTGTTTCAATCTCTTCTTTAGAAACAAGATTCTTCAAACCAGAAATTGCCTTCCCTAATAAATCAGGAGTAATTGCCATTCCAATAATAACTGCAAATAACATTGGGAGTAAAACAACCTGTCCTGGTCCTAATGAAAACTTAATAATTCCAATAGCTTCCGTTATCATTACAATTAATAATGCTGTTAAATATAATCTGATAAAGATACTAGTTCGACCCTTAGTTTCAAGTAATTCTT from the Acetohalobium arabaticum DSM 5501 genome contains:
- a CDS encoding CCA tRNA nucleotidyltransferase; translation: MEHLNYLVEILNQHNIKGYLVGGIIRDYLLEREIKDIDVAINDKVRIIARKFADLVTGGFVVLDKKRDTYRVVTEELNYDLAPIIGDSIYEDLLGRDFTINALASDIDGIDLDKDRGLSGEIIDPTGGRSDLKEKTIRAINKETFKEDPLRLLRGVRFRAELNFTINSKTEELMQKDSQLITEVASERIKEELLKIAAADKAADNLEYLEKKSGLLSYLIPEIKMMKKIGKCKYHKEDVWTHSLYTVEQLEELLRDVFWSKQVSNDQIPLLKLAALFHDIGKLWTEEMIDGEVHFYGHHKEGAKKIVPILRQLTFSRRKIKYIKRLIRYHMRPLSLYSADNLTQKGKYRFFRAAKGVVGDVCLLAAADILATKLWNERREEIADNLDFIKELISDTEKMKKRTSKLLLTGYDVMELLNIEEGPQVGRILDKIREAQAQGKIENRTEAVEYLKKLKNKFNYTEVIHRKSD
- a CDS encoding DUF3100 domain-containing protein gives rise to the protein MEEKKKPEELLETKGRTSIFIRLYLTALLIVMITEAIGIIKFSLGPGQVVLLPMLFAVIIGMAITPDLLGKAISGLKNLVSKEEIETAGPLVMISLLPLGVKYGTLVGPNIVKVVQAGPAFLLQELGNLGTICIALPFALFLGMKREAVGATASICREPTLGVIGERYGIASPEGTGVLGTYLTGTVFGTIFFGLLGALSASLTGLHPYALAMASGMGSGSMMTAASGSLAEAVPEMKDTILAYAATSNMLTGVTGLYSVIFIGLPAVNFLYDKLEPVIGSEEGEETNEA